Genomic window (Corynebacterium simulans):
CTGACTTCCAGATGATCCGCGGCCGCCTGTCCTCCCGCGGCCCGGTCACCGTCTACTCCGTAGACAAGTTCCCGCGCATGGTGGACTACGTTGTGCCAACCGGCGTGCGCATCGGCGATGCTGACCGCGTCCGCTTGGGCGCTCACCTGGCTGAGGGCACCACCGTCATGCACGAAGGCTTCGTCAACTTCAATGCTGGCACCCTGGGCGCCTCCATGGTCGAAGGCCGCATCTCTGCAGGAGTTGTTGTCGGTGACGGCTCCGATATCGGCGGCGGCGCCTCCATCATGGGCACGCTTTCCGGTGGCGGCAAGGAAGTCATCTCCATCGGTGAGCGCTGCCTGCTCGGCGCTAACTCCGGTATCGGCATCTCGCTTGGCAACGACGCAGTTGTCGAAGCCGGCCTCTACGTCACCGCCGGCACGAAGGTAAGCGTCTTCGGAAAGGTTGCCGAGGCACTGGGCGTGGAGGAAGGCTCCACCGTCAAGGGCTCCCAGCTCTCCGGCGCATCGGGCTTCCTGCTGCGCCGCAACTCCGTTTCCGGCGCCGTTGAGGCCACTGAATGGAAGTCTGATGCAATCGCTCTCAACGAGGATCTGCACAAGAACTAAGCCCGCCGACTCGTGGATTTAGTCATGGCTTAAACTATTCGGGTGACCGATAGCAATAAATCCACGCAAAATCTTGGCAAAGGCCTCAAGGTCCGCCATCTGACCATGATGGGCCTGGGCTCCACCATCGGCGCCGGTCTCTTCCTCGGAACCGGCGTCGGCATCTCGGCTGCAGGCCCTGCCGTCCTCCTCGCCTATTGCATCGCAGGCTTATTAGCCATCTTGGTAATGCAAATGCTCGGCGAGATGGGTACCGTCATCCCCGCCTCCGGCTCCTTTTCCGAATATGCCGAACACGGCATCGGCCGCTGGGCAGGCTTTACACAAGGCTGGATTTATTGGCTAGCCACCGTGGCCGTGCTGGGCGCTGAGATCACCGGCGCCGCCGGCTTCATCGGTTCTTGGTTCGGTGTTTCCCCATGGATTCCCGCGGCTATTTGCGTGGCGTTCTTTGGAATCGTGAACCTGCTGCGCGTTCGACTCTTCGGCGAGTTTGAGTACTGGTTCGCCGCCATCAAGATCCTCGTCATCGTGGCCTTTTTGATTGTCGGCTTCCTGCTTATTTTTGGTCTTCTGCCTGGGCATGAAGCAATTGGCACCAAGGTCTTTTTGGATGACGGCTTCATGCCGAATGGCTTGGGCGGCGTCGCCGCTGGCCTGCTCGCCGTGGCATTCGCTTTCGGCGGCATTGAGGTCGTCGCCATCGCGGCGGCTGAGTCTGAAGATCCGGAAAAGTCCTTGGTCAACGCCGTTCGCACGACCATCCTGCGCATCTCGGTGTTCTACTTGGGCTCCGTTTTGGTAATTACCTTTCTGCTTCCCTACTCCTCGCTGGGTAACGCTGATACCGCGGCGCAATCGCCATTCACTCAGGTTCTCGACCATGCAGGAATTAAGGGCGCTGCGGGATTCATGGAAGTCATCATCGTGTTGGCACTGTTTTCCGCATTCAATGCTCAGATCTACGCTTCCTCCCGCATGATGCACTCGCTGGCCTCTCGCCACGAAGCACCGAAGATCTTCACGAAGACCAATGCACAGGGTGTTCCGACGCACGCGATTGCGCTTTCGGTCATTCTCTCGGTCATCATGGTCGTGCTCAACTATGCCGACACCGGCTGGTTGTTGTCCTTCATGCTCAATGCGGCGGGCGCCTCCCTGCTCATCGTGTGGGTCTTCATCGCGGTCAGCCAGCTGCGCCTGCGCCGCCAGCTTGAGGCCATTCACCCGCTGCCCATCCGCATGTGGGCTTTCCCGTACCTGACGTGGTTTGCATTGGCCGTCTTCGCAGCGATTGCGGTACTCATGCTGACTGACGCCTCCGCTCGCGTCCAGCTACTGTCCGCCGGTGCGATGTTCGTCGTCCTTGCGTTTGCGGGCGTACTCAACGCCAAGGCGCGCGGCATTTCGCCTACTTCGACGCTGCCGCTGCCGGACGTCGCCAAGCCCTAGCGATTCGCCTCGAATAATCCCCGGGCCAGCTGTTTCCTTCCAAACGCTGACCCGGGGATTTGACGTTTTGCGGCACCACTCTTGACATGATGACAATGATCCTTTACATTTAGGGATGTAAGCACGACATAGAAACTTGAAAGCTTTACATCATGCCCGAACACTCCAATATGGTTCGCAAGTGGCGTCGATGGCTGGAAATGACCCAGGCAGACCTCGCCGCTGAGGTAGGCGTTTCCCGGCAGACCATCGCGAACATCGAAAAAGGTAACTACTCGCCTTCCGTGTACTTGGCACTAGACATCTGCAAGGTGCTCGGCAAGTCCGTGGAAGAAGTCTTCAACAACAACCCAGAAAGCGTGAACGATAATGGCTAATAACAACGATGGCTTCTTTGCCAACCTGACCTTCAAAGAGATTGCAAGCTACTCGCTCGATGAGTTCGAAGAGGAAACCTACTTCAAGACCTATGCCATTGGCTACACCACTGCCTTGTTTACCGTCTACTGCGTGTCCGCGCTATTAGCGTGGGTCCTGCCGGGCCGACTTTCCTTGTGGAGCCTCTCGCCCATCGTCGCGCTCGCGATTGCAGAATTTGTCTCGGCGCATTGGATGAAAAAGCGTGTTCCGCGTCCGAACAAGATGCGTTCTTGGACAGGCATAATCTTGATGCTGGTCCCCACCATTGCGCTTTTCGCTGGACTCGCTATGAAACTCAGCATCGACAGCGATTTCGACAACGGTCTCGTAATCGGCGCATTCACAGGTATAGCTGCGGTACTCATCCTCGGTCCCATTTTCCTAAAGTGGCAAAATGGCCGCGACCAGCAGCGCTTGGACAGCCAGCTAGAGGGCTAATCAAGAGGTTCCTCACCATCTGGCTTCCTAGTCCCCTCGTGTGACACTCCTCTTTTGGTCCTTTTGCTCGGCGCCCTTTGCCGGGGGAAAGGACCAAACAGCTCGTTTTCAGCGGCCGTCGAGAGAGCCCAACCTGGGCCAGCCAGCTTAAGCCGGCTCGGTGTGCTCGACCAAGACTGGGGCCTTCGGGCTAGAGCGGAAGGTCCACAGCTTATTAATGATGAAGTTAATCGGCATCGCAAGCAGGATGGATCCCGCAGTAGCCCAGTAAAACTTGGTGCGTAATCCAGTGGAATTATCGAAAATATCCGTGGGTAGACCAACCGGCGAATTCGGGTTCATAAACAAGGTCAAAAGCAAAAGGCTGACGACATACGCCCCCAGTCCCGCAACAAGAAACGCAACGTAGCCCCGAAGCCAGGAGACCTTTTCCACCGATTTGAAAGTCCACATGCGATTGAGCTGGTAGTTCCAGGTATTCGCTACGAGGAAAGCGATGGTCTGAAACACGTGGTACCAACGAACATGGAACGCGGAACCGAAAAGATTCACAAAGGGGTCATCGGGCGTAATGCCACTGGTGGCTAGTGCAATTTTGACTGCGATGTATGACACCGCCAGGTTGACCACCGTGCCCGATCCGCCGACCATGCCAAACTTGATAAATTGGCCCATATTGGACGCAAAACGCCCAGCGGCAACTGATGAGCTCACGCGTTCCTCTTTCCGGTTAATCGATAACTAAATCAGGTTACCGCCCAATTGCCGCAAAGTGGAAAATTCGCGGCGTGTGCCGGATAACGGATCTGCAAACTCTAGGCGGTGCGCCACGAGTTGGAGAGGCGAGGAAAAGTCGTAGAGGTCGAGTCCGCGGTCTACCGGGTAGGTGTCGTCGCCTTGGATGGGAGCGCCTAAGTAGTTACAGACCACCCGCAGCTGGTGGGTATGCCCCGTGTGCGGAATGAGCGAGGCCGTATAGCCGTGTGCCTCCACTTGGGTCAACGTGGGCGTACCGCCGAGCGAGACTTGGCGGCTACCTTTGACCTTGTGCATGGAAAGCTCAACCGTTCCGGAGTATTCCAGGCAGGCAGAAAGGCGCGCATGGTAGGTCTTGGTTACTTTGCGCTCAGCAAAAAGCCTCTGATACCTCCCGCGTGTGCGAGGGTTGCGTGAGCACACCACTACCCCGGCAGTCAGGCGGTCGAGGCGGTGCAGCGGCACAATGTCATCTTCACCGAAATCCACGCGCAGGCGTGTCTGTAGGGTCTCGCGCACCAATCGCCCATTGCTGGTCGTGGGTAAAAAGTGTGGCTTGTCCACGACGATGAGGTCGCGGTCTTCATAAAGCACCGTGTAATCGAAGGGAATCGGCTTCTCTTCGGGCACATCAGGGTGATACCAGGCAGGGACCGGACGTGAAAGCGCCATTCCCGCAGGCAGAAGCTGCCCCGGTGAAAACGGCGAATCGCCCGCCGCGGCCGCGAAGTACTCGGTGTCCGCGGGCACGACTGCCTGCAGGACTACTTTGCGCGGAGAAATCCCCTCGCGGGCTGGCGGGCGATAGGTCACGGGCTAGTTGTCAGCAGCAAGGCGGGCCACAGCGGCATCGATACGCTCATCAGTGCCGTTCAAGCCGATGCGCACGAACTTATCACCCGATGGGCCATAAAAGTCACCCGGGGCAACCAAGATTCCGCGCTCGGCCAGCCAATCTACGGTAATGCGGCACTGCTCATCGCGGGTCGCCCACAGGTACATGCTGGCCTCAGAGTGCTCGATGCGAAAGCCGGCGCCAGTTAGTGCGCGCAGGAGCTTAGCGCGGCGGGCGGCATAGTGGCGCACCTGCAGCGTCGCAGAATCGTCGTCGTTTAGCGCTTCAACCATCGCAGCCTGAATCGGCCCTGGAACGATAAGGCCTGCGTGCTTGCGCAGCTCGAGAAGCTCCGCGATAAGCGCCTCATCACCCGCGAAAAAGCCCGTGCGATAAGAGGCCAGGTTATGGGACTTCGACAACGAGTGCATCGCGATAAGACCCGTGTTATCGCCGTCAGTCACGCGCGGATCCAAGATGGAAACCGGCTTCTTCTCGTCGTCCCATGCCAACGCCAAGTAGCACTCGTCAGAGGCCACAATGACGTTGTTCTCACGCGCCCATGCCACCACGGCACGCATCTCTTCCACGGTCTTTACTCGGCCGGTCGGGTTCGACGGCGAGTTGATAAAGGCCAGCTCTGCATCGCCAAAGTCGCGAGGATCGTCCGCGCGCTCTGGGTATGCGCCAGCAATCAGCGCGCCCACCTCGTAAGTCGGATAAGCCACGGAAGGGATGATGACGCGCTGGCCGCGCATGCCCAGCAGCGTCGGCAGCCAAGCGATAGACTCCTTCAAGCCGATTACCGGCAGTACGCCGAAGGAGGAAGGTTGAGCGCCCGTGCGGCGCGCAACATTACCGCGGATGGCTTCCTGCAGCTGCGCAGTGCCCGCCGTGGTGGGATAGCCGGGAGCCTCCGCGTGCGAAGCCATCGCCAGCTGCACGCCCGGAGCTACTGGATCGACCGGGTTGCCCACGGAAAGATCCACGATGCCATCTGGGTGCGACTGAGCCTTCTTCTTCGCCTCAGCAAGCGAGTTCCACGGAAAGTCCGGCAGGCTATTTCCAAGCGGTTGACGAGCCATTCTTAGGTCAAGCTCCTTATTTACAAGGTAGGCAGCGGGAAAAGTTAAAGCCCGGACCCAAATGCGTGAGGTCCGGGCAGCAGAAATTAATCCTGGTTCTGCGGAGGCAGGGCCGCAATCATTGGAGCGTCGAAGTCCTGTG
Coding sequences:
- the dapC gene encoding succinyldiaminopimelate transaminase; amino-acid sequence: MARQPLGNSLPDFPWNSLAEAKKKAQSHPDGIVDLSVGNPVDPVAPGVQLAMASHAEAPGYPTTAGTAQLQEAIRGNVARRTGAQPSSFGVLPVIGLKESIAWLPTLLGMRGQRVIIPSVAYPTYEVGALIAGAYPERADDPRDFGDAELAFINSPSNPTGRVKTVEEMRAVVAWARENNVIVASDECYLALAWDDEKKPVSILDPRVTDGDNTGLIAMHSLSKSHNLASYRTGFFAGDEALIAELLELRKHAGLIVPGPIQAAMVEALNDDDSATLQVRHYAARRAKLLRALTGAGFRIEHSEASMYLWATRDEQCRITVDWLAERGILVAPGDFYGPSGDKFVRIGLNGTDERIDAAVARLAADN
- a CDS encoding GtrA family protein, whose amino-acid sequence is MGQFIKFGMVGGSGTVVNLAVSYIAVKIALATSGITPDDPFVNLFGSAFHVRWYHVFQTIAFLVANTWNYQLNRMWTFKSVEKVSWLRGYVAFLVAGLGAYVVSLLLLTLFMNPNSPVGLPTDIFDNSTGLRTKFYWATAGSILLAMPINFIINKLWTFRSSPKAPVLVEHTEPA
- the dapD gene encoding 2,3,4,5-tetrahydropyridine-2,6-dicarboxylate N-succinyltransferase — protein: MTSASARGLATLTHDGTVLDVWFPAVHIGDDAPVTESGTTRLEETPQQFAALAGPDEERGVARVAVETAIKDLDDAPLDAYDAYLRLHLLSHRAVKPHGLNMDGIFGLLANVVWTNYGPCAVADFQMIRGRLSSRGPVTVYSVDKFPRMVDYVVPTGVRIGDADRVRLGAHLAEGTTVMHEGFVNFNAGTLGASMVEGRISAGVVVGDGSDIGGGASIMGTLSGGGKEVISIGERCLLGANSGIGISLGNDAVVEAGLYVTAGTKVSVFGKVAEALGVEEGSTVKGSQLSGASGFLLRRNSVSGAVEATEWKSDAIALNEDLHKN
- a CDS encoding pseudouridine synthase, which produces MTYRPPAREGISPRKVVLQAVVPADTEYFAAAAGDSPFSPGQLLPAGMALSRPVPAWYHPDVPEEKPIPFDYTVLYEDRDLIVVDKPHFLPTTSNGRLVRETLQTRLRVDFGEDDIVPLHRLDRLTAGVVVCSRNPRTRGRYQRLFAERKVTKTYHARLSACLEYSGTVELSMHKVKGSRQVSLGGTPTLTQVEAHGYTASLIPHTGHTHQLRVVCNYLGAPIQGDDTYPVDRGLDLYDFSSPLQLVAHRLEFADPLSGTRREFSTLRQLGGNLI
- a CDS encoding amino acid permease, producing the protein MMGLGSTIGAGLFLGTGVGISAAGPAVLLAYCIAGLLAILVMQMLGEMGTVIPASGSFSEYAEHGIGRWAGFTQGWIYWLATVAVLGAEITGAAGFIGSWFGVSPWIPAAICVAFFGIVNLLRVRLFGEFEYWFAAIKILVIVAFLIVGFLLIFGLLPGHEAIGTKVFLDDGFMPNGLGGVAAGLLAVAFAFGGIEVVAIAAAESEDPEKSLVNAVRTTILRISVFYLGSVLVITFLLPYSSLGNADTAAQSPFTQVLDHAGIKGAAGFMEVIIVLALFSAFNAQIYASSRMMHSLASRHEAPKIFTKTNAQGVPTHAIALSVILSVIMVVLNYADTGWLLSFMLNAAGASLLIVWVFIAVSQLRLRRQLEAIHPLPIRMWAFPYLTWFALAVFAAIAVLMLTDASARVQLLSAGAMFVVLAFAGVLNAKARGISPTSTLPLPDVAKP
- a CDS encoding helix-turn-helix transcriptional regulator gives rise to the protein MPEHSNMVRKWRRWLEMTQADLAAEVGVSRQTIANIEKGNYSPSVYLALDICKVLGKSVEEVFNNNPESVNDNG